AAGTATTATTGTACATTTGTATAACTTTTACATATAGGTTATTCAGTTGTAAAGACagctctccaatccaaaatgtttCCATGCTCTTTATCAATATTCCATATGCTACTGGTATTTATATTTCATACTTTCATTTTGTTTATAACCaattaaccgacttgccaaaactatagtttgttaacaagacatttgtggagtggttgaaaaacgagttttaatgactccaacctaagtgtatgtaaacatccgacttcaactgtatgtatgtgtatatgtatgaatatttatatatatatatatatatatactgtatatgtgggtatgtatgtatatatatatagatatatatttacccaaaagaTATATGGGGGATtagaaatgatgcagaaaataacATTGATGGAAGCAAAAATCTATcctcaatattaaagctgatccaacCCCTAAcaaaaagaatacaaatatttatcATTATACTCCCAAAATACTGTGGCCTCTTTCCCTTGCCAAAGACCTGGAGGCGTTTGGTGTGTTAAGAAGCTTCCAGAAATAGATTATAATGGATAGAGCTCAGCTAGAAAGGAAGGGATCTTCTCTGGCAAACCTTCGGCGACCTGCACCGCTCAACTGGAAATAGCCTCCTTGTTCTGCCGTCTATTTGGGGTTCGGAGAACGGATCCACTTGCTTGCCTTTAGTTTGTGTGCGAGATACGTTAAGTGCCTCCCTAAAAGTGTTTTCCCACATTGACACTGGCAGAAAATAGTTTTTACCACTTTAACAGTTTACCCTAGAAAGGAACCTAAGAGAATCAAACccatcaaaaaataaaaaagctattGGCTGACGTTGCTTCCTTTGTCAATGTTAGTGTTTCTGTATGCGAGAGTGGTTTCAGCTGTTGACCCAATATGGACCACAAGTAGCGTTAACTACAAGGTCACAATGAGGTCAACCACGCACATTTGCTTGACACCTGCACAAtgcattttcattgagtgcaatGGCACTGCCATAGGGCATAGGGAATATTGTAGTAACTGGGACAGATGTCACAATGAAGAGCTTGGGAGATCAGCTGCTCCTACAGTGTAGGAAGGGTTTGTTTACTATTATGTTCAAGATGGTTCTCGTGTGGCCCAACTCCAACAGAGGATAGCACAGCCTGGAATCGTTAGCTAGTTACACAACTTTGTTGTCCACTTACAATAGCTTCAGAGAGGCTAAATGCAGGAAAGCTGAGCGTGAGAGTGGTCACAGCGAGTGACTTAGAGGTATACATCTCCCTAAGAGAAGCAGTCAATGGTATATTCATTAGCACAAAGCTACGTTTCAAGTAACAATCATTTGTAAagacatgacaaacaacagatacactacatggccaaaagtatgtggacacctgctcgtcgaatatctcattccaaaatgatgggcattaatatggagttggccccccctttgcggctataacagcctccactcttctaggaaggcttcccactagatgttggaacattgctgcagggacttgcttccattcagccataagagcattagtgaggtcgggcactgatgttgggcgattaggttccaattcatcccaaaggtattcgatggggttgaggtcagggctctgtgtaggtcagtaaagttcttcaacaccgatctcaacaaaccatttctgtatttctGTTTCAACAAAcccctcgctttgtgcacgggggcattgtcatgctgaaacaggaaagggctttccccaaactgttgccacaaacttggaagcacagaattatctAGAACGTAATTGCAGgctgttgcgttaagatttcccttcactggaactaaggggcttagcccgaaccacgaagaacagctccagaccattattcctcctccaccatactttacagttggcactaagcattcgggcaggtagcgttctcctggcatccgctaaacccagatttgtccgccgagctgccagattgtgaagcatgattcatcactccagagaacgcatttctacTGTTCCAGAatccaatggaggcgagctttacaccactccagccgacgcttggcattgcacatggtgttcttaggcttgtgtgcagctgcttggccatggaaacccatttcatgaagctcccgacgaacagttcttgtgctgacgttgcatccagaggcagtttggaactcggcattgagtgttgcaaccgaggacagactatttttacgcgctatgtgcttcagcactcggcggtgctgttctgtgagcttgtgtggcctaccactttgcggctgagctgttgttgctcctagacgtttccacatcacaataaaagcacttacagttgaccggggcagctccagcagggcagaaatgtgacgaactgacttgtttggaaaggtggcatcctatgatggtgccacgttgaaagtcactgagctcttaagtacgggccattctactgccaatgtttgtctatggagatcgcatggctgtgtgctcgattttacacacctgtcagcaacgggtgaggTTGAAATATCCCGACACctctaatttgaagaggtgtccacatccttttggCCATGTattgtagaatagaatagaatacttgACTGCTGCTTTGACAGTTGGATAAAAGTCCATCTTTAACACAACCCAGTTACAAAACAAGGTGGTACACTTTAAGCACACTTGAAATAGTACACCAGATTTCTGTAGTAAGCTACTCACACTCTCCGGTCCACTTGCCAGGGTCCAGCATCAGCCTGCTCTTGGCATCGTCCAATTCCCCACTCAACCTCTCGTGCTTGGCCCTCAGCTCCCTGATCCGCTGTTGCCTCTTCTCCAGCATCCTCAGCCTTGCGTTGAAGTACAGCAGTCCCTGTGAGAGTAAACGGTAAGGATGGATGGAGTGAGCAGAGAGACAAAATACGAGTGGAGGAAAGGAGCTGAGTGTGCTCCCTTTGGAGAAACCCTGActtggatggagggagggaagtaaacagagagagagagagcgagagcgagagagagcgagagagagcgagagagagagcgagccagacAGAGGAGTATCTTTAGCCGGACGCTTCGATTAGTAGTTTCGGGAGAGGGAGGTTTAGAGATTATTCAAAATGGAATCAAGAGTGGCTAACCTGTGGAGATTTACCCCCCTGTCCATTGCTGGGGTTAATTAGGATAAATAAAATTAGCATCCACTCTAATCTCTCGCGTTGCTTTAATCTCCAGGACAAACATTGAGCTCAGGGATTAGGTGTAGACGTAGTCCACCAGTACCAAGTTATTGAAAGATAGAATAACAGAACAGATTATTCCTAgttcagtccctccaggattctgtGATCGCAATCaccacataaaacagtcaaatcacTACAATATTACGGCATAAAACTGTCCCATCACTGCACCACAAAAAGAGGGTTCACAATTTTAACCAATCACCGCACTTCTACCGCATAAAGTGGTTCAATCAAAGCCCCAggtcaacaaacatttctccagTCAGTGCAATTTTGTGACAAATTTGACAAAATCCTCACAAATTGTCATGCAACATGTCAGAATTGCTGcagcaaaatcaagcattttagcCCCACAGTAAAAAGCAAAAAACACCTCAAAATCCTGGAGGAACTACTAGTTGGAACTGTGTTTTTCATCACTACAAGGGAGGTCAATTGCTTTCGCACAAAATTTGTTTTTGGACACATTTGTGCCACAATATaatgtgtctatttcacaagGCATAGCAGAATGAATTAATTCCATGCTTCATGCATCTTCCATTTTAGCACATGATCTAATAATCAAGGCACATCCATCGAGTTTAATGAACAAACCTTTTCCACATCCTGGAATGgctgtgagatgagagagagagagcagaaaaaaatacattattaacATTCGCTAATGCAAAGATAATACACAATTTAAATGGATGCACTTTGAAATGCAATTAatcacacaaacacgcacgcacacacacacacacatcacacacagcacaacacacacacacacacacacacacacacacacacacacacacacacacacacacacacacacacacacacacacacacacacacacacacacacacacacacacacagttacatgcacattgcacacacacacacattaaattgTTCATTTTGGGAGCTCGGGATGACAGGCTCTAAAAGACGAATTGAAGATAATCTTTTCCTAATTGAAAATAAATCAAAGCACCATCAGGCAGAATTGATGTATTTTACCCACTACACTATTCGCTGGATGACTAGGTACTACATTATTTGCTGGTGACTGGCTCCTACACTATTTGCTGGGTGACTGGCTCCTACACTATTTGCTGGGTGAATGGGTCCTAAACTTTCTGCTGGGTAACTTGGTCCTAAACTATTCACTGGGTGACTGGGTCCCACTGGTGGGAATGGTTAATGACCCGTGGACATGGAGAGTGGAGAGGCCCATGAAGAGAAATCAGGCGAGGGCCCAGATAGCAGGTCCAACCTTCATCCTCCACCCCTagtttccctctttctccttggGCTTCCTCCCCCCTATTTTCCCTTCTTCCTCGTTGGGCTTCCTCCACCCCTAGTTTCCCCTCTTCCTCGTTGGGCTTCCTCCACCCCTAGTTTCCCCTTTTCCTCATTGGGCTTCCTCCACCACTAGTTTCCCCTCTTCCTCGTTGGGCTTCCTCCACCCCTAGTTTCCCGTTTCCTCGTTGGGCTTCCTCTACCCCTAGTTTCCCATCTTCCTCATTGGGCTTCCTTCACCCCTAGTTTCCTCTTTTCCTTGTTGGGCTTCCTGCACCCCTAGTTTCCCCTCTTCCTCGTTGGGCTTTCTCCACCCCTAGTTTCCCATTTTCCTCGTTGGGCTTTCCTCCACCACTAGTTTCCCCTCTTCCTCGTTCAGCTTCCTCCAACCCTGGTTTCCCCTCTTCCTCGTTGGGCTTCCTCCACCCCTagtttcccctcttcctctttggGCTTCCTCCAGCCCTAGTTTCCCCTTTTCCTCATCGGGCTTCCTCTACCCCTAGTTTCCTCTCTTCCTCGTTGGGCTTCCTCCACCCATagtttcccctttttcctcataGGGCTTCCTCCATCACTAGTTTCCCCTCTTCCTCATTGGGCTTCCTCCACCACTAGTTTCCCCTCTGCCTCGTTGGGCTTCCTCCACCCCTAGTGTCACTCTTAGTAGTGGATGGATTTAGGGTTCGAGACAGTTTAGGCAGCCTTGCTTTTTAATCTGGGGCATGTTCAGTTGAGGCTGATGAACTGGACTGTCCTCCTTAATTTTAGCCCACTGCGAAGGGGAGCCATGCCTGTTACGCAGCCATGATAATCTTGAAATGTTATTTATAAAGTAGACAATTACTGGAGGGAAATTCCTTTTGTCCTTTGGTGAGGTCAAAAGGGGAACTGGTGTGACATGCACAACATTTAAGCAAGTAAGGAGAGGGAAAAAaagcaaataaaataacattcccACACAAATAAGTCAAAATATTCTGGAGTCTACAGTCTGGCTAATTTGTGTACATACACATGCACGCCtgcgcacgcactcacacacacaccactttagaATGCCAAGAAGCAAGCAGATGGAGAATCTCTAACCTCTGTCCCCGTGGCACCCTCTCGCCTCCTCTGCAGCCGTTCCACGTCGTCGATCTCGTACACCTTGATCTCGAAGGGCTCTTTCAGGGTCCCACCCAAGGGGGGCAAGTCCACCCACTGGCCTGGTACGCCAGCCTTTCTGCCCAGGGAGGAGGTGTCCGGCAGGGGAGCAGGGATGAGACGGCGCCGCTGGAGGCCTGGAGCAAGTGAGTGAAGGGAGTGATCAGTGGGGGTACCGCTGTTCATTGGAGTTGGATATGCACACCAGCAAAATCCTAGCACGTGCGGCACTGCCTTGAAATATGCATGAAGCAAAAACATGCCAAGATACAGACTGATAGCAGACTTCCATAGAGCCAGCTGGGATCACATAACCTTGGGCTAGCACTGATTACATATGCATTAGGCACTAGACCCTATCTATTGCTGTTATGAATTACGGCGGATGGGCACATGAATCTGAATAGGCCGAATTCTTGTTATGAGTGTACACTGCAGCCGGATAAGCTGTCACTTCAGATACTACACTTGAATAGAGATTCATGACAATGCTAGGTggagtacatactgtacatcaaaatatatattcataGGTTTATGAAAAATAGATATATAAATGTGAGATATCCATGTGTAAGGCAAATTCATACATGACATTAGAGTGTATGAATACATGCATTCTTACTCGCTTCAGCATGCATGCAATGTTGTATTGAGCACCAGGGTTGTCACCTAGCAACGCTTTTCAATAGAATATAAATAATCTACTAGTGAGAAAGCTAGAGAAAATATcgtatgtatatttattttacagataTCAAAGAAAAGTTATATAACTATTTTAATATGTATATTGTTAATTGGATTATTGTGTGGcactaaataaaataacatgacacTTATTTCACAAGTACAACTTTATGAGATCATGAGTGGTGATTGATGTGGTATAGCTGTCTGGATATTGTTACAGAACTCTCTCAGTGTAACTAATACTCACCATTGCCTCTCTTCTTGGGTGATTTAGACACTCTACTCCTATTGGAGGTGGACACCCCGCTCTCGCTCATGGAGTCGTGGGCTGACGAGGCGCTGCCTGTGGTCTCGCTGTCCCGGATCATGCTCTCATACCCGCTGCTGCCCCCGCTGTGGTAGAAGAGCGCAGTGCGCCCCATGGCCGGTGGAAGCTCCCCACTGAGCACACTGCTATTGTCACTACCGTGCCCGCTGCTGTAACGCTGGGGCCTCCGCGGGGCTGTGATCTTGCTATAGGGCGAGGGTAGCGGCGTGCTGATAGGGGACCCGCTGACGCTTGCCCCGCTATCGTTGGCATTGTCCCCTGAACTCCTGCTTAGATGTTTCCTTGGGCTTCCCGCCACAAGCTCACTAACTCGGCTGTTGGCAGCCCGGATGGCCTGCTTGGTGCCCATGATAGTGGCCCTGCCAGGCTTGCCATTACCATTGGTCCCTGGTAAAGAACGAGCTGGAGGTTTCCCAGTTGGAGGTAGGCTGGCATTGCGTGCGGTTGGCGCATCATCAGATTTGGTGGAGTAGTTAAGGGTCTTGGAACTGCTGGCATACAAAGTTCTAGCCTTTGATCCACTGGCAACTATGGCCCTGGGGTTGACATTAGCTTTGAGCTGTCCCAACTTGCTTGTCGTCGCAAAGGTGGTAGAGGAAGGTGGAGAGGTAGCAGTGGATGTGGAAGTAGTGGAGGTGGGAACCCCAAGTTTTGGCACTGATCTATTGGATTTTCCATTGTCTCCTAAACTAATACCACTATTCTCTCTCGACAGGCCAGGTCTGGACCTCACTGAGGTTAGACTGTCACTTCTCTCCAAGGACATTAGGCTACCATAGTACCTTCCAGAATCGCCTTTGGCTCCTCGTGTCTTCAGGCTTGACGCTGTCTTAGCTGAGCCATGGTCAGCCTTCAAGCTGGATGTTTTGTAGCTAAATAAATCCCCTCTGAATCGAACATCGAATTCCTCCTCGGATACTGATGTTTTAGGCAATGAGGACCTTGCAGCGTCGCTGGCTGCCCTTAAGGCACTAGGAGATAAGACTATCCTTGTCTTTTGATCAAGGCTTGATTTGCGAACAggtggagcaggaggagagatagagcCGGACTTTGGAAGCATGCTGCTTTTCTGTCCATTTGCCTTCTTTCCCAAAGAGGAGAATCTCAGACTACCACTGCCTGAAGTACCATCGCGGCCCCATTTTGATTCAGGGGAACTGTGGGGGACTGACACTGTGCCAAGAGTGGTGGCGCCTCGCCTGAGCTGTGGCATCCTGCTCATGGTCTCTGCTTTCTTGCTGCTGGACTTCTCACAACCGTCTACCACCCTCTGAGTTGAGGAGGATACCTGTGCTTTCGGCGGTCGAGGTACACTGTTGCTGTTTCCTCCCGGCTTCCTGGAAGGGAGGCCACTCACGCCATTTCTGGGTGGCTTACTCGCCACAGTGGATTCAGTCGCTCTAGGATCCGAATGGCCGGCCCCTTGCAACCAGAGATCATCTTGCTTGCCTTCCTGCCTGCTGCAGCTTGGGGCAACTGATGAGGTAGGTTTGGTTTTCCTGGGAAGACTGGAGTGAACAGCATGGTGTGGGATCTGAGAAGATGCTGAGGTGTTCAGAGTGTTTGCTCTGAGAGATGCTTTGGTAGAGTCAGGAGAAGGTGGGCACTTAGTTAGGGAGAGCTTGCTTGGGGTGGCGGGGTCACTGTCCAACTCAGAGAAGCAGACACCACTGTCATTTAGGGAGCTCTTGGGGCCATGCTGCAAGAATGTCTCCCTACGGAATATACCAGGGGAGGACAATATGGAGGTGTTCTCCGGTGCCATGCACTTAGCCCTCTGTAAGAATCTACTTGTCGAATGGGTGCCGTCGCTCTCCAGCGAGCACACGCTCACTTCACTCGGCCAGGAGCCGATGGAAGACTGTCTGCTACCATGATGGGCAAACATCTCCTCCTGTGAGGTTGAGCTCACCCCAGATGCACACTCTTGAGCTGTGTAAGCATCAAACTCATCGTTGATGCTGCTAATTATGCTGACAGGACGGGAGCCTGAGGCCAGGGCCTGAAGGGAGCAGTCACTGTTAAAGCTGATGATGCTGGAGGGCCGCCCATTGTCTGGGACCAGGCCTATGGGTAGGTCCTCCACAACTGTGAACACCAGCTCGTCTTCCCCATTCAGCTCCACAGGTTGCTGCAGGGTGATCGTGGTCCTCAGGACATCTCTCTCCAGGCATCTGCCCCTCAATGCTGCCCGAAGATGGCTCATCTCCATGGGACTCCTGCCATGATGGGCCCTCTCCAGGACCGGGGACCCCCCATGTTGTCCTTGCCTTAGGGCCTGCTGACTCATGCCCACAGGGGGTGCACGGCAGATAGCATCCAGGCCCTGAGAGGGTGTTCTGGAGGATCTTGGCAAAGAAGGAGAGGCAGAAGGCTTAGGCGTAGGCCCTTTGTTGAGGTAGACCTTCTCTCGCACCACAGGCTCTGAGTCTTGCAACAAAACCCTGCTGGGCTTAACCACGCAGGCCAGAACCTTCTCCCCATCTGCACTTGTCCGTTTGTGACTCTCTGGGACACCTCCATCTAAGGACAATTTGTAATGTTCCTGCTCAGAATTAGCGGGAGCTGTGTGGGTGGTTGTTGTGCTAATGATAGGCTTTTGGGAGGGGGATTTAACAGTCTTGGGGGACACAGCCTCCTCTGGGCTTTTGGTCCTTGGGGCTATTTGTGCCCCTTTGCCCTCCCCAGTCAAGGCAGCTGGGCCCTCGCTGCCATCAATGCACTCCAGTCTCTCTTGGAGCTCAGCAAACGTGTCGCACTTGAAGTATTCCACCTCCGGGCGTTGGGTGTCTTTCCCGCGCCTCCTGTTCAGCGAGGGGATGATCGGAACAAAGGAAGGTGGGCCCTCATTGTCGCTGAGCTCTCTGTCTGAAATGGTGGCCCCACCAGGACCGATGTAGATGACCGTGTCGCAGGAGTGCTCACTGCTGGATGAGTAGTCCGGGTCGCTGGACAGCAATGTGGGCATATCGGGGTCAAGAGCCACGGTTCGTGGGTGGAAGGGTCTCAAGTGTGGCTTGCGGATTCGTCCCTCCTCGCAGGAACTCTCGCCACCAGAGGAGCTGGATGCATACTGTAAgcaggagagagaacacacattCAAATCTTGTCTCGCGGTAGGGATTCAATAGCCGAATTATAAACAGTGTTCAATTCCTAGACTTTCAATTTATTGGAAACCACATGTCAATACCATTCAAGGTTAAAAGTGCAAACCAAAGGCTACATGAAAATGTGTGTAAAAATCATTTTATGTATCCTATGGTGTCCTGAtctataaaatataaatacatgctGTCAATCTGCCTAATTATGTTGAAGGTATGCTTTCCAAATCTCAAGGCATATATTGGATTCTCTTTAGTATTGATTACATAGCATAAGACACTGAGAAAATTATCGCTGTAACAGCCCTTCCTTTGGAAGAAATACAGATGAACTTTATAGATTTAATTATTTCTATGGCAGAGTCATTATTACCCTGGGAAATCCTTCAAACGTTTCAGACATTCTCTAATTGAGCGATACCAAAGGATGCTTGAAGAATAAAGTCTTTATCTATGGAGACCATGCAAAGAATGGAATATGAATTTATTGATCCAAATCTTAATGGATGCAAGACCCAATACTCACGTACACATTCTGGATTCAGATGAccgcactctcacacacacactttaattcaaaacaaaacccactgggcaaagacgtcagttcaacatctagttctGATTTACattttgattgagttgtcaactaatgtgaattcaatgtgaaatcaaccaaaaatgtcaacctgtcattggatttaggttaaaatgtaggttttaattttaattttaattcggtttagttttttttttttaaatacaaaattcccttgacgttgatgactttttgcaaatctaaTCAGTTTTCAACGTCAACAGACTGAATGTTTTGGTTGAACTGATTTggaaacagcattgattcaacgTGTTTTTTCCCCCAGTAGGAAGCCTTGAAATAGCTTGTTGAAATGTTACTACCTTGGATTTCTTCCTCCTCATACGGTGGATACGCGAGGCCAGCTGCACGGTGGTGAGCGTCTCCATGTAATTGGTTGGTGAGTCAGAGATGTGCACTATCATGGTGGTTCGGCAGTTGATGTTGCCCAGAGATTCCCTCAGCAACATGGTGAGCTTGCTATCCCTGAATAATACATCAAAAATCCCCTCGTTAGCCCCCCAAAAAAGGACCAGCACCAGATCCGTGTAGCCGTAACCCACTCCCCTCTAAACCTCCCAGGATCACAGCAACCATTCCTAATTGTACCAAAGGATTAGGCATAGACAGGCAAAAGGCAGCGGGAACGAGATCTCATTTACCATTTTCAACTACTACTTTCCGTTTCAACTACCTTCTCATGTTCTGTCTGTAAGTAGGGCAATGTGTGAAAGGTCCATGAAAGCTAGTTTTAAATTGACAAGAAACATTTTCATAAAGCCCACCCTACTCTATACTGTGTATAAATAAAGCTGATCTTGTCTAAGACTCAAGTAAAAACATCTCATTCCACATATTCCTTTTGACAGACTCAATCTTCTATATTACAATCCAAACCCCCTCATCTCATTGAAGCCGGAATACACCCTTTCCCTGAACCATAACACTGTCAATAATTTCCCACGTTGGTGCTTTGCTAATTCCCTCAACTTCTCTCTCATCCAAACAGGCTAATAGGGCTTCATAGATTTTTCCTGTGAGGTGGGAAGAACAACGGAGAGAGATAAAAAGGCCATGCCACAaagccagacacacagacataagaCAGACACATTCAGATTGGCATTGTGAAAAAAACAATTATTCACGAGCATCTGAATGTGTTTGTCCCTCGTCTCAGACATACCTGTAGGGTACGTGCTTGGCCCCATTGGCCAGGGCGAGGATGACGTTTCCCAGAGCAGAGAGCGACAGACACTGGCCTCCACCTCCTTCCCGGGTCCGACTTATGTCTGTCTCACAGCTGCCCAGATCCAGCAGGTGCAGACGACTGCGGCCGCCAGACactttatgagagagagagaaaacagcagAGYcagacagaaagagagagagagagagagagagagagaaagagagagagagaaagagtgtgagagagggaaattgagagaaaaagaggagagatggtAAATAATAAAACCTGAACTTTCACTAGAGCACAAAAAAACAAGCTCAGGAGTTCACATTGAATGGACCACTTCAAACTTCACATCCCCCTATTTAGCTTTGTGCTAAATGACCGGTACACTGAATGACAGTTTCAGGGGGCACTGAGCCCACTGAGCACAGCAGGGATTTTAAGTGGCACACAATGAAAAAGACATAGGGGCCTGACAGAGGTGGCCTGATAGATACACATGGCGAGGCGACCACGCCCCCGAGTAGGGTACACCCGTAGGTTTCTCCCTTTACTCCCATGTAATTAGCCTAACTTAAGCAAACTACTGACACTTTTTTTGAtgtttcaataaatgttttcagCAGCTTCACTTGTCGTtactaacatacagtgccttcagaaagtattcagaccccttgacctttcccacattttgttaggtgacagccttattctaaaatgaattacatcgttttttcccctcatcaatctacacacaataccccataatgacaaagcaaaaacaggtttttataaatgttagtAGTCCTTACTACAAGATGACTAGCAATCTTTATGCAATACACATAGCTAGTTAGATACAAACAAGTGTTACGAATTTACCAGTGATGAAGTGCTTCGAACACACGTCTAAATGTATTGAGTAACCGGAGCCCACAGTTTTCCATCAACATTGCGGCGTAATAGCCTGAAACCATGAGGTTTGTCTAACCTGGTCCTTGGGAAGTTGATGAAACTTAATTTGGTGGTGTTTTCTCCTACTATTGttcgaacaaaaacaatatgcaACAGCTTTTCGGCATCTTAAAAGCAGGGTTGGTTAGATAGTTGGAGAAAATCTGTTGGGA
Above is a genomic segment from Salvelinus sp. IW2-2015 linkage group LG28, ASM291031v2, whole genome shotgun sequence containing:
- the kif26aa gene encoding LOW QUALITY PROTEIN: kinesin-like protein KIF26A (The sequence of the model RefSeq protein was modified relative to this genomic sequence to represent the inferred CDS: deleted 1 base in 1 codon), with product MDWRELAAQKLSLSSKRKKPQQPQLQSPPEPAEPLVYTGGFSGALQLSPPAVPPCLLRAGLKVKDTPGMGKVKVMVRICSAQGSSNTSESRSFLKVDARKKQLTLCETSANSHSSAAQRRAAAAAPKMFAFDAVFSQDASQAEVCSGTVAEVIQSVVNGADGCIFCLGHANTGKTYTMIGRECSTQSLGVAPCAISWLFKLIEERKEKAGARFSVRVSAVEIXGRDEALTDLLSNVSTGSLQDGQSPGVYLREDPICGSQLQNQTELRAATAERAAYFLDAALEARSTSRPHCDEEERRNSHMLFTLHIYQYRMEKSAKGGMSGGRSRLHLLDLGSCETDISRTREGGGGQCLSLSALGNVILALANGAKHVPYRDSKLTMLLRESLGNINCRTTMIVHISDSPTNYMETLTTVQLASRIHRMRRKKSKYASSSSGGESSCEEGRIRKPHLRPFHPRTVALDPDMPTLLSSDPDYSSSSEHSCDTVIYIGPGGATISDRELSDNEGPPSFVPIIPSLNRRRGKDTQRPEVEYFKCDTFAELQERLECIDGSEGPAALTGEGKGAQIAPRTKSPEEAVSPKTVKSPSQKPIISTTTTHTAPANSEQEHYKLSLDGGVPESHKRTSADGEKVLACVVKPSRVLLQDSEPVVREKVYLNKGPTPKPSASPSLPRSSRTPSQGLDAICRAPPVGMSQQALRQGQHGGSPVLERAHHGRSPMEMSHLRAALRGRCLERDVLRTTITLQQPVELNGEDELVFTVVEDLPIGLVPDNGRPSSIISFNSDCSLQALASGSRPVSIISSINDEFDAYTAQECASGVSSTSQEEMFAHHGSRQSSIGSWPSEVSVCSLESDGTHSTSRFLQRAKCMAPENTSILSSPGIFRRETFLQHGPKSSLNDSGVCFSELDSDPATPSKLSLTKCPPSPDSTKASLRANTLNTSASSQIPHHAVHSSLPRKTKPTSSVAPSCSRQEGKQDDLWLQGAGHSDPRATESTVASKPPRNGVSGLPSRKPGGNSNSVPRPPKAQVSSSTQRVVDGCEKSSSKKAETMSRMPQLRRGATTLGTVSVPHSSPESKWGRDGTSGSGSLRFSSLGKKANGQKSSMLPKSGSISPPAPPVRKSSLDQKTRIVLSPSALRAASDAARSSLPKTSVSEEEFDVRFRGDLFSYKTSSLKADHGSAKTASSLKTRGAKGDSGRYYGSLMSLERSDSLTSVRSRPGLSRENSGISLGDNGKSNRSVPKLGVPTSTTSTSTATSPPSSTTFATTSKLGQLKANVNPRAIVASGSKARTLYASSSKTLNYSTKSDDAPTARNASLPPTGKPPARSLPGTNGNGKPGRATIMGTKQAIRAANSRVSELVAGSPRKHLSRSSGDNANDSGASVSGSPISTPLPSPYSKITAPRRPQRYSSGHGSDNSSVLSGELPPAMGRTALFYHSGGSSGYESMIRDSETTGSASSAHDSMSESGVSTSNRSRVSKSPKKRGNGLQRRRLIPAPLPDTSSLGRKAGVPGQWVDLPPLGGTLKEPFEIKVYEIDDVERLQRRREGATGTEPFQDVEKGLLYFNARLRMLEKRQQRIRELRAKHERLSGELDDAKSRLMLDPGKWTGEFEVDPDLDKESQEYLEALEQATGELEYCVNLCKSHVMMETCFDIVVSATAVTQGGQQKGGVEV